A genome region from Streptomyces sp. SAI-135 includes the following:
- a CDS encoding prolyl oligopeptidase family serine peptidase, protein MKRPLNYPPTRTGHAQETVSGVSFPDPYRWLEEDTDETQAWQQAQNRLTDEKVRDWPHFERLRQLVDHCAADGNGSPHWMTDPTPVFAGGRWFRLDRSAGDGGPDYPDAAVVTVCDTLEEAGKVVYDPRSDGAHAVFWIAPSPDGTMVLAGVCTDGGEQGEFRLYATDTGELLPDAIPHRCHGLMAVPQWTPDSAGFFCTAADPAGDAYSFPVYYHRVGAGAPLAPEAVDAPDIPLVQVDPAGRYAVATSVFALPRYVCELPERAWRPFVQDVDAIVVGVIDGDRYLAVTNHGAPRGRLVSIPFDSTTPGDPATWQEIVPESQRVLSHVRVVGEQLALSGSVDTEARAWIFDRDGTELEEVPLSGPGAFPNDALSHNALTPDGHPDDFVFLHSTPLTSPGLYRYRPGTGHIETLRPPRAELPGATVSLRWASSADGTQVPYHLILPAGADGTEPLPTLITAYGGGRVAWPPQYPGPLAAFVASGGALVLSHQRGGSDLGSDWADAGRLDRKQNSFDDLYAVAEHLLSTGVTTTGRLAVTGWSNGGIMACAAYVQRPELWAAVVAQCPVLDLVMAHRDPYGKFAVPAEFGGFDTSEEVHHLARMSAYQRVEEGVRYPWLYVHAGAADTACRPGQIRKGVARIQAAADPDTPVLTRIWDGVGHGLSTRRSEAVLHTTYWLSFLMRRLAMTPPAASAGA, encoded by the coding sequence ATGAAGCGACCGCTCAACTACCCGCCCACCCGCACCGGACACGCGCAGGAAACCGTATCCGGCGTCAGCTTCCCCGACCCCTACCGCTGGCTGGAGGAGGACACCGACGAGACCCAGGCATGGCAGCAGGCGCAGAACCGGCTCACCGACGAGAAGGTGCGGGACTGGCCGCACTTCGAGCGCCTGCGGCAGCTGGTCGACCACTGCGCCGCCGACGGCAACGGCTCCCCCCACTGGATGACCGACCCCACCCCGGTGTTCGCCGGCGGGCGCTGGTTCCGCCTCGACCGCTCGGCCGGGGACGGCGGCCCCGACTACCCGGACGCCGCCGTGGTCACGGTCTGCGACACCCTGGAGGAAGCGGGCAAGGTCGTGTACGACCCCCGCAGCGACGGCGCACACGCGGTCTTCTGGATCGCTCCCTCCCCGGACGGCACGATGGTCCTCGCCGGGGTCTGCACGGACGGCGGAGAGCAGGGCGAATTCCGCCTGTACGCCACCGACACCGGCGAACTCCTGCCGGACGCCATCCCGCACCGCTGCCACGGTCTTATGGCAGTCCCGCAGTGGACGCCCGACAGCGCCGGCTTCTTCTGCACCGCCGCCGACCCGGCAGGCGACGCCTACTCCTTCCCCGTCTACTACCACCGCGTCGGCGCCGGGGCCCCGCTCGCCCCGGAGGCGGTGGATGCCCCCGACATCCCCCTCGTGCAGGTGGACCCGGCCGGCAGGTACGCGGTCGCCACCAGCGTGTTCGCCCTGCCGCGCTACGTCTGCGAACTCCCGGAGCGCGCCTGGCGCCCCTTCGTGCAGGACGTCGACGCCATCGTCGTCGGCGTGATCGACGGCGACCGCTACCTTGCCGTCACCAACCACGGCGCACCCCGCGGGCGGCTGGTGTCCATCCCCTTCGACAGCACGACTCCCGGTGACCCCGCCACCTGGCAGGAGATCGTGCCGGAGTCGCAGCGGGTGCTCAGCCATGTTCGGGTCGTCGGCGAGCAGCTGGCTCTCTCCGGCTCGGTGGACACCGAGGCCAGAGCCTGGATCTTCGACCGCGACGGCACAGAGCTGGAGGAGGTGCCGCTGTCCGGCCCGGGCGCCTTCCCCAACGACGCCCTGTCGCACAACGCGCTCACCCCCGACGGTCACCCCGACGACTTCGTCTTTCTCCACTCCACCCCGCTCACCTCCCCGGGCCTGTACCGCTACCGGCCGGGCACCGGGCACATCGAGACGCTGCGGCCGCCGCGGGCTGAACTGCCCGGTGCCACCGTGTCGCTGCGCTGGGCCTCCTCCGCCGACGGCACCCAGGTGCCGTACCACCTGATCCTGCCCGCGGGCGCCGACGGCACCGAGCCGCTGCCGACCCTCATCACCGCCTACGGCGGCGGCCGGGTGGCCTGGCCGCCGCAGTACCCGGGTCCACTGGCCGCCTTCGTCGCCTCCGGCGGCGCCCTGGTCCTCTCGCACCAGCGCGGCGGCAGCGACCTGGGCAGCGACTGGGCCGACGCCGGACGCCTCGACCGCAAGCAGAACAGCTTCGACGATCTCTACGCCGTCGCCGAGCACCTGCTGTCCACCGGCGTCACCACCACCGGCCGGCTGGCGGTCACGGGGTGGAGCAACGGCGGCATCATGGCGTGCGCGGCCTACGTCCAGCGCCCCGAGCTGTGGGCGGCCGTGGTGGCCCAGTGTCCGGTCCTCGACCTGGTCATGGCGCACCGTGACCCGTACGGAAAGTTCGCCGTCCCCGCTGAGTTCGGCGGCTTCGACACCTCGGAGGAGGTCCACCACCTGGCGCGGATGTCGGCGTATCAGAGAGTCGAGGAGGGCGTCCGCTACCCCTGGCTCTACGTCCACGCCGGCGCCGCTGACACCGCGTGCCGGCCGGGTCAGATCCGCAAGGGCGTCGCCCGCATCCAGGCGGCCGCCGACCCCGACACCCCGGTCCTCACCCGCATCTGGGACGGCGTCGGCCACGGCCTGTCGACCCGCCGCTCCGAAGCGGTCTTGCACACGACCTACTGGCTGTCCTTCCTCATGCGGCGACTCGCCATGACCCCGCCCGCTGCAAGCGCAGGCGCCTGA
- a CDS encoding S9 family peptidase, whose product METGSAKTTSRSAVEEHLRRLHQPAFGTPHALREAHITADGRHVTVTGVVLDALEGLPRTAVYTAEEGRLVPVSAAHGSAHGASHSPDGSTLAFLSDRGTPHRFQLHLLAADRLGEAVAAPAVPGSVEYAHWSPDGRAILLGVAPLDADLAGSQGSATVGTASPEPDRSWQPLVETGVGGGLRSLWQYSLDTGEVRQISPEGVNCWEANWCGPGHVLAVASEGADEDSWYGATLRLIDLADGSCRELYHSDVQLGVPAGSPDGATAAVVRAVCSDRWIVAGDLVLIDIATGRSRTAEAGGTDVTALQWIDADRLGFFGLRHLDSVAGIIDPRDGSMTEVLSTSLACGGATPLPAGRFTTDGSLLTVRESYDLPQQLVLADARGERVLASTAHPGTDYLRSVAGTARPLSWVAPDGLEIEGVLCTPGGPGPFPLVVSIHGGPVWGYRNTWSMNYPWVPLLVSRGYAVLSPNPRGSSGRGQEFARQVVGDMGGADAHDILAGIDHLVDEGTVQPDRIGLIGGSYGGFMSSWLVTQDTRFAASVPVSPVTNWYSQSLTSNIGEWGNSFLKADLAEPGSSAHTRSPVFHAHKARTPCLVVAGAKDRCTPPGQAREFHQALRAQGIESTLLIYPQEGHGVRSHPAVADFLTRALDWFERHMPARP is encoded by the coding sequence ATGGAAACCGGGTCCGCGAAGACGACGTCCCGCAGTGCCGTCGAGGAGCATCTGCGCCGCCTGCACCAGCCGGCCTTCGGCACACCGCACGCGCTGCGCGAAGCGCACATCACCGCCGACGGCCGGCATGTCACCGTCACCGGAGTCGTCCTCGACGCCCTCGAAGGTCTTCCGCGCACCGCCGTCTACACCGCCGAGGAGGGGCGCCTGGTACCCGTCTCCGCCGCACACGGCTCGGCGCACGGCGCCTCCCACTCCCCGGACGGCAGCACCCTCGCCTTCCTTTCCGACCGGGGCACCCCGCACCGCTTCCAGCTGCACCTGCTCGCTGCCGACCGCCTCGGCGAGGCCGTCGCCGCCCCCGCCGTACCCGGCAGCGTCGAGTACGCGCACTGGTCCCCAGACGGGCGCGCCATCCTGCTCGGCGTCGCGCCCCTCGATGCCGATCTGGCGGGCAGCCAGGGCTCGGCGACCGTGGGCACGGCCTCCCCGGAGCCGGACCGGTCCTGGCAGCCGCTGGTCGAGACCGGCGTCGGCGGCGGGCTCCGCAGCCTGTGGCAGTACAGCCTCGACACCGGCGAGGTGCGGCAGATCTCGCCCGAGGGCGTGAACTGCTGGGAGGCGAACTGGTGCGGTCCCGGACACGTCCTGGCCGTGGCGTCCGAGGGGGCGGACGAGGACTCCTGGTACGGGGCCACGCTGCGCTTGATCGACCTCGCCGACGGCTCCTGCCGGGAGCTGTATCACAGCGACGTCCAGCTCGGCGTGCCCGCCGGGTCCCCGGACGGCGCCACCGCGGCCGTCGTACGGGCCGTGTGCAGCGACCGATGGATCGTCGCCGGAGACCTCGTCCTCATCGACATCGCCACGGGCCGGTCGCGGACGGCCGAGGCCGGCGGCACGGACGTCACCGCCTTGCAGTGGATCGATGCCGACCGCCTGGGATTCTTCGGCCTGCGACACCTCGACTCCGTCGCCGGCATCATCGATCCGCGCGACGGCAGCATGACGGAGGTCCTCTCCACCTCGCTCGCCTGCGGCGGCGCCACGCCCCTGCCCGCGGGCCGCTTCACCACCGACGGCAGCCTCCTGACCGTGCGGGAGTCCTACGACCTGCCCCAGCAGCTCGTCCTGGCCGACGCCCGCGGCGAACGGGTGCTTGCCTCCACCGCCCACCCCGGTACCGACTACCTGCGTTCCGTGGCGGGCACCGCCCGCCCGCTGTCCTGGGTGGCCCCGGACGGCCTGGAGATCGAGGGCGTGCTGTGCACTCCCGGGGGGCCGGGGCCCTTCCCGCTCGTCGTCAGCATCCACGGCGGCCCGGTCTGGGGCTACCGCAACACGTGGTCGATGAACTACCCGTGGGTGCCGCTGCTCGTCTCGCGTGGCTACGCCGTGCTCAGCCCCAACCCCCGGGGCAGCTCCGGGCGCGGCCAGGAGTTCGCCCGGCAGGTGGTCGGCGACATGGGGGGCGCCGACGCCCATGACATCCTGGCGGGCATCGACCACCTCGTCGACGAAGGGACCGTCCAGCCTGACCGCATCGGCCTCATCGGCGGCAGCTACGGCGGCTTCATGTCGTCCTGGCTGGTCACCCAGGACACCCGGTTCGCGGCGTCGGTCCCCGTCTCACCCGTCACCAACTGGTACAGCCAGTCGCTGACCAGCAACATCGGCGAGTGGGGCAATTCCTTCCTGAAGGCTGACCTCGCCGAGCCCGGCTCGTCCGCTCACACCCGCAGCCCCGTCTTCCACGCCCACAAGGCGCGCACCCCCTGCCTCGTCGTCGCCGGTGCCAAGGACCGCTGCACGCCGCCCGGGCAGGCACGCGAGTTCCACCAGGCGCTCCGCGCCCAGGGCATCGAATCGACGCTGCTGATCTACCCCCAGGAGGGGCACGGGGTGCGCAGCCATCCGGCGGTCGCCGACTTCCTCACCCGCGCCCTCGACTGGTTCGAACGGCACATGCCCGCCCGCCCCTGA
- a CDS encoding FAD-dependent oxidoreductase, giving the protein MWTSADAVVVGAGVIGSSIALELARGGLRVNVVDKLAGPGHGSTSASSAVVRFTYPTREGVAAAWESRHSWEAWRDHLEAPADEQLAVFHGCGVALLDVEMAPRALFTRHFDEVGVGYEEWDADMLAARLPAVDTGRYWPPRPVDDDAFFEGPHGRLGALFTPEGGFVNDPQLAAANLAAAARRHGAAFQWRAQVAAVLQARGRVCGVRLHDGTELHSRVVVNAAGPWSGQLNRLAGVGDDFTVGVRPLRQEVHLVAAPPGYHPGGASGPVIADMDLGTYLRPEGREFLLVGGVEPECDPLEWLERPEDGRPHVSAPQFRTQVMRAARRLPGLGVPNRPSGVAGVYDVSDDWTPVYDRTGLDGFYVAIGTSGNQFKNAPLVGRLMATLIHGVEAGHDHDREPLVHTAEHTGQRIGLGAFSRRRQPSGSTGTVLG; this is encoded by the coding sequence GTGTGGACGTCCGCGGATGCGGTGGTCGTCGGCGCCGGCGTGATCGGTTCGTCGATCGCCCTGGAGCTGGCGCGCGGCGGACTGCGCGTCAACGTCGTCGACAAGCTCGCCGGTCCGGGCCACGGCTCCACCAGCGCCTCCAGCGCGGTGGTGCGGTTCACCTATCCGACGCGGGAAGGGGTGGCCGCGGCCTGGGAGTCCCGGCACTCCTGGGAGGCGTGGCGCGATCACCTTGAGGCGCCCGCGGACGAGCAGCTGGCCGTGTTCCACGGCTGCGGGGTCGCTCTGCTCGATGTGGAGATGGCGCCGCGCGCCCTGTTCACCCGGCACTTCGACGAGGTCGGCGTCGGCTACGAGGAGTGGGACGCCGACATGCTGGCCGCGCGGCTGCCCGCGGTGGACACCGGGCGCTACTGGCCGCCCCGGCCGGTGGACGACGATGCCTTCTTCGAAGGGCCGCACGGCCGCCTCGGCGCGCTGTTCACCCCGGAGGGCGGCTTCGTCAACGACCCGCAGCTGGCCGCGGCGAACCTTGCCGCCGCCGCACGCCGCCACGGCGCCGCCTTCCAGTGGAGGGCCCAAGTGGCCGCGGTCCTGCAGGCGCGCGGCAGGGTCTGCGGCGTCCGGCTCCACGACGGCACGGAACTGCACTCCCGCGTCGTCGTCAACGCGGCCGGCCCTTGGTCGGGGCAGTTGAACCGGCTTGCGGGGGTCGGCGACGACTTCACGGTGGGCGTGCGGCCGCTGCGCCAGGAGGTGCACCTCGTAGCGGCGCCGCCCGGCTACCACCCCGGCGGCGCGAGCGGTCCGGTCATCGCGGACATGGACCTCGGCACGTATCTGCGGCCCGAGGGCAGGGAGTTCCTGCTGGTCGGCGGGGTGGAGCCGGAGTGCGATCCGCTGGAGTGGCTGGAGCGTCCCGAGGACGGCCGCCCCCACGTCTCCGCTCCGCAGTTCCGCACGCAGGTGATGCGGGCGGCCCGCAGACTGCCCGGCCTGGGCGTGCCCAACCGGCCCAGCGGAGTGGCGGGAGTGTACGACGTCAGCGACGACTGGACGCCCGTCTACGACCGCACCGGCCTGGACGGCTTCTACGTGGCGATCGGCACCAGCGGAAACCAGTTCAAGAACGCTCCGCTGGTCGGACGCCTCATGGCCACGCTGATCCACGGCGTCGAGGCCGGGCACGACCACGACCGAGAGCCTCTCGTTCACACCGCCGAGCACACCGGCCAGCGCATCGGGCTCGGCGCCTTCTCGCGTCGCCGGCAGCCGTCGGGTTCTACCGGCACCGTCCTTGGCTGA
- a CDS encoding helix-turn-helix domain-containing protein, which yields MATDMQQLVDALGARLGRSVAVDDRWIRLVAHSTHHGEADAARIESLMQREVSSELAAHVAAAGAARATDLFTVPPRPEIGVAVARYGMPIRHHDALLGYLWLTANEGPAGPREADALRAAARQAALILHGEHLRDEIARGRERELVRDLVAENPVLRAEAAQTVIEEELAMAGRTVAVVAIPADGPGEPLPQERRLVLHLAVEHIRRQAAPGSVLSLVRPDHALVLSIHPRAGDERAAAGAEELAGALGRRLHEESSPRRAAAFRVGVGQVARGLTGAATTYLEAMHAAEVARRTGSGEAVTVYSRLGIYALLARLPPSELAESVPASLRTLLHPRSGDPELAETLTAYLDAAGDTGRSAARLHIHRSTLYHRLRRIEVLTGLSLSHGNDRLTAHLAVKIAQLRLLD from the coding sequence ATGGCGACCGACATGCAGCAGTTGGTGGACGCGCTCGGCGCCCGGCTGGGGCGCTCCGTGGCCGTGGACGACCGCTGGATCCGGCTCGTGGCGCACAGCACCCATCACGGCGAGGCCGACGCCGCACGCATCGAGTCCCTCATGCAGCGGGAGGTGTCGAGTGAGCTCGCCGCTCACGTGGCCGCCGCGGGCGCCGCGAGGGCCACGGATCTGTTCACCGTCCCGCCGCGCCCGGAGATCGGCGTCGCCGTCGCCCGCTACGGCATGCCGATCCGGCACCACGACGCCCTGCTCGGCTACCTCTGGCTCACCGCCAACGAAGGGCCGGCCGGCCCCCGGGAGGCCGATGCCCTGCGGGCGGCCGCCCGTCAGGCCGCGCTGATCCTCCACGGGGAACACCTGCGCGACGAGATCGCCCGGGGCCGCGAGCGGGAACTGGTGCGCGACCTCGTCGCCGAGAACCCTGTCCTGCGCGCCGAGGCCGCCCAGACGGTCATCGAGGAGGAACTCGCCATGGCCGGCCGCACCGTGGCCGTCGTCGCGATCCCCGCCGATGGGCCGGGCGAACCGCTGCCGCAGGAGCGGCGGCTCGTCCTGCACCTGGCCGTCGAGCACATCCGCCGCCAGGCCGCCCCCGGGAGTGTCCTGTCCCTGGTCCGCCCCGACCACGCCCTGGTCCTCAGCATCCACCCCAGGGCCGGCGACGAGCGCGCGGCAGCGGGCGCCGAAGAACTGGCGGGGGCGCTGGGCCGGCGCCTGCATGAGGAGTCGTCACCCCGCCGGGCAGCGGCCTTCCGCGTCGGAGTCGGCCAAGTCGCCCGCGGGCTCACCGGCGCCGCCACCACGTACCTCGAGGCAATGCACGCCGCGGAGGTCGCCCGCAGGACGGGCAGCGGCGAAGCAGTGACCGTCTACAGCCGCCTGGGCATCTACGCGCTCCTCGCCAGGCTTCCGCCCTCCGAACTCGCCGAGAGCGTGCCCGCGAGCCTCCGCACACTGCTGCACCCGCGCTCCGGCGACCCCGAGCTGGCAGAAACCCTCACCGCCTATCTCGACGCCGCGGGCGACACCGGGCGCTCCGCGGCACGGCTGCACATCCACCGCTCCACGCTCTACCACCGCCTGCGTCGCATCGAGGTTCTCACCGGCCTGTCCCTCTCCCACGGCAACGACCGTCTGACCGCCCACCTCGCCGTCAAGATCGCTCAACTTCGGCTGCTGGACTGA
- a CDS encoding IS256 family transposase → MALSQSELMRLLESLRRAEGVEAIRVVCERILQELIEAEATDMIGAAPGEHAETRTTWRNGHRHRVLTTQAGDLDLKIPKVRTGSFFPSLLERRRRIDRALFAVVMEAYVHGVSTRSVDDLVKALGADSGISKSEVSRICGELDEELTAFKERPLDHTVFPYVFLDATYCKARVNHRIASQAVVIATGISAIGHREILGVMVGDSESKPFWTKFLRSLRARGLENVQLVISDSHSGLVAAIRTVFLGAAWQRCRVHFVRDVFSVIEKGSGEMVAATIRTIFAQTTAEQVRIQLDVVADMLGRQFPQVKKMLLDAAPDITAFADFPSAHWKKIWSTNPLERLNREIKRRADVVQVFPNPAALDRLAAAVLAELHDEWQVFDRRYLSEASMAELFTTQPTPPEPEITPQPESKQLP, encoded by the coding sequence ATGGCCTTGTCCCAGTCTGAGCTGATGCGGCTGCTGGAGTCACTACGTCGGGCAGAGGGAGTTGAAGCAATCAGGGTGGTGTGCGAGCGCATCCTGCAGGAGCTCATCGAGGCCGAGGCGACCGACATGATTGGCGCCGCCCCGGGCGAGCACGCCGAGACGCGCACGACCTGGCGCAACGGTCACCGCCACCGGGTGCTGACCACGCAGGCCGGCGACCTGGACCTGAAGATCCCGAAAGTGCGGACCGGATCGTTCTTCCCGTCGCTCCTGGAACGCCGGCGCCGGATCGACCGGGCGCTGTTCGCTGTGGTGATGGAGGCATACGTGCACGGCGTCTCCACCCGCAGCGTGGATGACCTGGTCAAAGCACTCGGCGCGGACTCCGGGATCTCCAAGTCCGAGGTTTCCCGGATCTGCGGTGAGCTGGACGAGGAACTGACCGCGTTCAAGGAACGGCCGCTGGATCACACGGTCTTCCCCTACGTCTTCCTGGACGCCACCTACTGCAAGGCCAGGGTGAACCACCGGATCGCCTCGCAGGCCGTGGTCATCGCCACCGGCATCTCGGCCATCGGGCACCGCGAGATCCTCGGTGTGATGGTCGGCGACAGCGAATCGAAGCCGTTCTGGACAAAGTTCCTGCGCAGTCTGCGGGCCCGTGGCCTGGAGAACGTCCAGCTGGTCATCTCCGACAGCCACAGCGGCCTGGTGGCCGCGATCCGCACCGTCTTCCTCGGCGCGGCCTGGCAACGCTGCCGAGTTCACTTCGTCCGCGACGTGTTCTCGGTGATCGAAAAGGGTTCCGGGGAGATGGTGGCGGCCACCATCCGCACCATCTTCGCGCAGACCACCGCCGAACAGGTCCGCATTCAGCTGGACGTGGTCGCTGACATGCTCGGACGACAGTTCCCGCAGGTCAAGAAGATGTTGCTGGACGCCGCACCGGACATCACGGCGTTCGCGGACTTCCCGTCGGCGCACTGGAAGAAGATCTGGTCAACCAACCCGCTGGAGCGGCTGAACCGCGAGATCAAACGGCGGGCCGACGTCGTTCAGGTCTTCCCCAACCCTGCCGCCCTGGACCGGCTCGCCGCGGCGGTCCTGGCCGAACTCCACGACGAGTGGCAGGTCTTCGACCGCCGCTACCTCTCCGAAGCCTCCATGGCCGAACTCTTCACCACCCAGCCGACCCCGCCCGAGCCGGAGATCACCCCACAACCGGAATCGAAACAGCTGCCGTGA
- a CDS encoding transposase, which translates to MIYCGIDWAERTHDVALVDDSGQLLAKRHITDDAAGYKILLNLLAEYGDTEEDPIPVAIETSRGLVVAVLRTGKRQVFAINPMAAARYRDRHSVSRKKSDPGDALVLANILRTDLHAHRPLPQDSDLARAVAVLARAQQDVTRRLSFHACKPCPSSEGSSSDSDNWRNWDDW; encoded by the coding sequence TTGATCTATTGCGGCATCGACTGGGCGGAACGCACGCACGACGTCGCCCTGGTCGACGACAGCGGCCAGTTACTGGCCAAGCGGCACATCACCGACGACGCGGCCGGCTACAAGATCCTTCTGAACCTCCTTGCCGAATACGGCGACACCGAGGAGGACCCGATCCCAGTCGCAATCGAGACCTCCCGAGGCCTGGTCGTCGCCGTGCTGCGGACAGGCAAGAGGCAGGTGTTCGCGATCAACCCGATGGCCGCTGCACGCTACCGTGACCGGCACTCCGTCTCCCGCAAGAAGTCCGACCCCGGAGACGCCCTCGTCCTGGCCAACATCCTGCGCACCGACCTGCACGCCCACCGGCCGCTGCCTCAGGACAGCGACTTGGCCCGTGCCGTTGCGGTCCTTGCCAGGGCTCAGCAGGACGTAACGAGGAGGCTATCCTTTCACGCATGCAAACCTTGCCCATCCAGTGAAGGGTCATCAAGTGATTCTGATAATTGGCGCAACTGGGACGATTGGTAG
- a CDS encoding NmrA family NAD(P)-binding protein has translation MILIIGATGTIGSLLARRLAEDEVPFRALVRRKGVPIEGAETVVADLDEPNSLRDVFTGIDQVFLNTAGTSTDEGPVIAQQKAAIDAAVAAGAEHIIKVSAQGTAPDLPIPFGMHASIERHLTASGLAATVLRPSSFMQNLVGGITTFTEEGEIYDTYCGGAAAYVDARDIADCAYAVLTGRVPRGGVHTLTGPQALTAAEVASALSTALDRQVGVVQPTYKELEAMYQQLGLAQRFAQQFTAMAKIIAAGGIAEVTTAVRDLTGNAPRSLETFITDHREDLDKIIPIRHP, from the coding sequence GTGATTCTGATAATTGGCGCAACTGGGACGATTGGTAGCCTTCTGGCCCGCCGTCTCGCCGAAGACGAAGTACCCTTTCGTGCTCTGGTGCGCCGAAAGGGTGTGCCGATTGAAGGCGCTGAGACAGTCGTCGCCGATCTGGACGAGCCCAATAGCTTGCGGGACGTTTTCACCGGCATCGACCAGGTCTTCCTGAACACCGCCGGCACCAGCACCGACGAGGGACCTGTCATCGCTCAGCAGAAGGCCGCCATCGACGCGGCGGTGGCGGCCGGTGCGGAACACATCATCAAGGTGTCGGCACAGGGCACGGCCCCCGACCTGCCGATTCCGTTCGGAATGCACGCCAGCATCGAGAGGCATCTCACAGCCTCGGGACTCGCCGCTACGGTTCTGCGGCCAAGCAGTTTCATGCAGAACCTCGTCGGAGGAATCACAACCTTCACCGAGGAAGGTGAAATCTACGACACCTATTGCGGAGGAGCAGCCGCCTACGTTGATGCACGCGACATCGCCGATTGCGCCTACGCGGTGCTCACCGGCCGCGTACCCCGGGGCGGCGTGCACACTCTCACGGGCCCTCAGGCGTTGACCGCGGCGGAGGTTGCGTCAGCCCTCTCCACAGCCCTGGACCGGCAAGTCGGAGTAGTGCAGCCTACGTACAAGGAACTGGAGGCGATGTATCAGCAACTCGGGCTTGCGCAGCGATTCGCCCAACAGTTCACTGCCATGGCGAAGATCATCGCCGCGGGCGGTATCGCTGAAGTCACCACCGCGGTCCGCGACCTCACCGGGAACGCGCCTCGATCGCTAGAGACCTTCATCACCGATCACCGCGAAGATCTGGACAAAATCATACCCATCCGGCACCCCTGA
- a CDS encoding FCD domain-containing protein, with product MGGTSSPGRRRKPEIVVEALLERMKSGALPIGSRLPSERDLAVDHGVSRNAVREALAVLQLSGHVETRLGDGSYVVEPSPVEERAGNSLVAGTGIAESLQAREALELASALMAMRKATRSDLLKVDAIIAEMEEHLEHDDFEAYLRATLDLHMAIAAASRTPLLVKLVTELTEKHRADQWVLHARYTPEIGAYSLDVHRALAQAIRNKDIAAIYEATCRHYEEYPVLKADARSKDAQGR from the coding sequence ATGGGAGGGACGAGCTCCCCGGGGCGGCGGCGCAAACCGGAGATCGTGGTCGAGGCGTTGCTGGAACGGATGAAGTCGGGCGCCCTGCCGATCGGGTCGAGGCTTCCGTCCGAGCGCGACCTCGCAGTCGATCACGGGGTGAGCCGGAACGCCGTGCGCGAAGCCCTGGCGGTGTTGCAGCTGAGCGGCCATGTCGAGACGCGTCTGGGCGACGGAAGCTATGTGGTCGAGCCCTCGCCGGTCGAGGAGCGAGCCGGCAACAGCCTTGTCGCCGGCACCGGCATCGCCGAGTCGTTGCAGGCCCGCGAGGCATTGGAGCTGGCAAGCGCGCTCATGGCCATGCGGAAGGCGACACGTTCGGACCTGCTGAAGGTGGACGCGATCATCGCCGAGATGGAAGAGCATCTGGAACACGACGACTTCGAGGCGTACCTGCGCGCGACGCTTGACCTCCACATGGCCATCGCCGCCGCCTCTCGCACTCCCCTGCTGGTCAAACTGGTGACTGAGTTGACGGAGAAGCACCGCGCGGACCAATGGGTGTTGCACGCGAGGTACACGCCGGAGATCGGGGCCTACTCCCTGGACGTCCACCGCGCACTGGCACAGGCGATCCGGAACAAGGACATTGCCGCCATCTACGAGGCGACCTGCCGGCACTATGAGGAATACCCCGTCCTGAAAGCCGACGCGCGCAGCAAGGATGCCCAGGGCCGATGA